A window of the Fulvia fulva chromosome 3, complete sequence genome harbors these coding sequences:
- a CDS encoding Vacuolar protein sorting-associated protein vts1, producing the protein MAAALPAKLKAAAPDVGRFATRAAQLEKFRPVVAYWCEYYILQKVLEKQLHTTDEECTAYAIQLMDKLEQYKSENSTNDAVVDDVAAKAYIENFALETFNKGDEAQRTNKVTKQTADTFQASATFMDLLGIWGPLEPEFQAKSKFAKFHALRVAKAFKAGEDPNASNPVIEEPAQPEHMPMDDGIEQELKNLENDARVYKQPTVESAAESRQPSRPHSIMQNDLQTGGTPLPPQAEPDVSPIDQAEDINSRAGSIGGGYFPAGPGEVQPTGAPLNVNSVASVDQPPSAPSTFATSDLADFHGQSQAPPSAPSPGSFGIGTPNRPSAPTSYQRHTQLPSAPSIHVPSPVAPVPAPQQAPPLRAQPAVGTGPPPGGYRTDDDSVMAAQKHAKWAISALNFEDVNTAVKELRSALNSLGAS; encoded by the exons ATGGCGGCGGCACTCCCAGCAAAGCTCAAAGCAGCCGCGCCCGATGTCGGACGATTCGCAACCAGAGCGGCTCAGCTCGAGAAGTTCAGGCCGGTAGTGGCATATTGGT GCGAATACTACATCCTGCAAAAGGTCCTCGAGAAACAGCTGCACACCACCGACGAAGAATGCACCGCATACGCTATCCAGCTCATGGATAAGCTCGAACAATACAAGTCGGAAAACAGCACCAACGATGCAGTGGTAGACGATGTGGCGGCCAAGGCATATATCGAAAATTTCGCGCTCGAGACGTTCAACAAGGGCGACGAGGCACAACGGACCAACAAGGTCACGAAACAGACGGCAGACACTTTTCAGGCATCGGCTACATTCATGGATCTGCTAGGGATATGGGGTCCTCTGGAACCTGAGTTTCAGGCCAAGAGCAAGTTTGCCAAGTTCCATGCACTGCGTGTAGCAAAAGCCTTCAAGGCGGGAGAAGATCCAAATGCCTCGAATCCAGTGATAGAAGAGCCAGCCCAGCCCGAACATATGCCCATGGACGATGGTATCGAACAGGAGCTGAAGAATCTGGAGAACGACGCTCGTGTCTATAAACAGCCGACTGTGGAGAGTGCGGCTGAGAGCAGGCAACCGTCTCGACCTCATTCGATCATGCAGAACGACCTGCAGACTGGAGGCACACCCCTGCCACCCCAAGCAGAACCCGATGTATCGCCCATTGATCAAGCAGAAGACATCAACAGTCGAGCCGGATCGATAGGTGGTGGCTACTTCCCAGCGGGACCGGGAGAAGTCCAGCCAACAGGTGCGCCCCTAAACGTCAACAGCGTCGCCTCGGTCGATCAGCCACCATCAGCGCCATCAACATTTGCAACTTCTGATCTGGCTGATTTTCACGGGCAATCACAAGCACCACCAAGCGCACCGAGTCCCGGTAGCTTTGGCATTGGAACACCGAATCGACCGAGCGCCCCTACATCATACCAGAGGCACACTCAGCTACCATCAGCTCCATCGATACACGTTCCATCCCCAGTAGCACCTGTCCCAGCACCTCAGCAAGCTCCTCCGCTACGCGCACAGCCTGCTGTCGGTACAGGACCGCCGCCAGGAGGATATCGCACAGACGACGACTCAGTCATGGCGGCGCAAAAGCATGCCAAGTGGGCGATATCAGCTTTGAACTTCGAGGACGTCAACACTGCTGTCAAAGAACTCAGAAGCGCTCTGAACAGTCTTGGTGCGAGCTGA